From the genome of Rhodobacteraceae bacterium Araon29, one region includes:
- a CDS encoding DUF1326 domain-containing protein, which yields MASDRLEVPAKIDSRHPSAKKTDPGLTPWAIKGELILNCNCTIFCPCVVSLGKHAPTEGYCQAWAGIRVDEGHYGDEDLSGLNVGLVLEIPGLMARGNWKAAAYIDERASHEAYDGLLKIFTGQARGTTGLFKVLVGEFLGAERAPVEFTTEGNARRLMVGKKIQGEIVPVPGHKGEDIVVTNTEYWMGPDITVGTATKGRVRAFGRVWDFDGRSAEICQIDWHGPN from the coding sequence ATGGCAAGTGATCGTCTTGAAGTGCCGGCTAAAATTGACAGCCGCCATCCGTCAGCAAAAAAGACCGACCCGGGGCTGACGCCTTGGGCAATCAAAGGGGAGCTGATCCTAAATTGCAACTGCACAATTTTTTGCCCCTGCGTTGTGTCATTGGGTAAACACGCCCCCACTGAAGGATATTGTCAGGCATGGGCTGGTATCCGGGTGGATGAAGGCCATTATGGTGATGAAGATTTGAGCGGTCTTAATGTTGGACTGGTTTTGGAAATCCCCGGCTTGATGGCGCGTGGAAACTGGAAAGCCGCCGCTTATATCGATGAGCGCGCCAGCCATGAGGCCTATGATGGTCTGCTTAAGATTTTCACTGGCCAAGCCCGTGGAACAACAGGTCTTTTCAAGGTTTTGGTCGGAGAGTTTTTGGGCGCAGAACGGGCGCCTGTTGAATTTACAACCGAGGGCAACGCCAGGCGGTTGATGGTTGGTAAAAAAATTCAGGGTGAAATTGTCCCTGTGCCCGGTCACAAAGGCGAAGATATTGTCGTCACCAATACCGAATATTGGATGGGCCCCGATATCACCGTAGGCACCGCAACCAAAGGCCGGGTACGCGCCTTTGGCAGGGTTTGGGATTTTGATGGAAGATCGGCAGAAATTTGCCAGATCGACTGGCACGGTCCGAACTAA
- a CDS encoding preprotein translocase subunit TatB, with the protein MTYNLDACGLLCPLPVLKARKRLSPLASGEMLALLCDDPAAIIDVPHFCHENGHRLIKTVDEGQGKTLYLIEKA; encoded by the coding sequence ATGACCTATAACCTTGATGCTTGCGGTCTGCTCTGTCCGCTGCCTGTTTTAAAGGCTCGTAAAAGGCTTTCACCACTTGCTTCGGGCGAGATGTTAGCCTTGCTCTGTGATGACCCCGCAGCGATTATAGATGTTCCGCATTTTTGCCATGAAAATGGCCATCGGTTGATCAAAACCGTTGATGAGGGACAGGGAAAGACGCTTTACCTAATTGAAAAAGCCTAG
- a CDS encoding DUF4169 family protein, which yields MPQPVNLNRARKQKARAEKQARAKENSVKFGVSKVEKTAVKKRLEAESSRLDQHRRDQ from the coding sequence ATGCCCCAGCCCGTCAATCTGAACCGGGCCCGAAAACAAAAAGCGCGCGCCGAAAAACAGGCGCGAGCAAAGGAAAATTCGGTCAAATTTGGCGTCTCTAAAGTGGAAAAGACCGCTGTAAAAAAACGCCTCGAGGCCGAGAGTTCGCGCCTTGATCAGCACCGGCGCGACCAATGA
- a CDS encoding amidase: protein MKIDEIHQKYRQGDTTAAALTQSYIDRIHRLNPEFKAVLKLEPTALEQAQKIDLSFSKGVWRGPLHGIPVLIKDNIETKGALPTTAGSLALLDNVTGKDATVVAKLRRAGAIILGKTNLSEWANFRDPKSSSGWSALGGQTGNAHDAARTPSGSSSGSAVAVALKLAPIALGTETDGSIISPAASNGIYGIKPSRGVVSRTGVIPLAESQDTVGPMAQSFSDAMKVFDVISGRDPKDKATIRKPKAPLSGRPIPIKGLRIGTMDLTGLCAPTRTLFERSLKRLKIAGGVIIPAQHSQKVLKQIEQMRQSEFFILLYELKRDLDRYLSKTPAKVAARSLAQLIDFNATHRLQEMPYFQQGFFEQSQALNIQNLKPKYQKLRKDYRTQAKAAIEALYQTHRLDILISPSNVAPAKIDHVNGDTRGGSADTSLPAIAGSTHITLPMGRVRELPVGLSLIANIGYDAKAFRIAESIDALLAQAD, encoded by the coding sequence ATGAAAATTGATGAGATTCACCAAAAATACCGCCAGGGCGATACAACCGCCGCCGCGCTGACACAAAGCTACATCGATCGCATTCACCGCCTAAATCCAGAGTTTAAAGCTGTCCTAAAGCTCGAGCCAACCGCGCTTGAACAAGCCCAAAAGATCGACCTATCTTTTTCAAAAGGCGTCTGGCGCGGCCCGCTACACGGCATTCCTGTGCTGATCAAAGACAATATCGAAACCAAAGGTGCGCTGCCCACAACCGCGGGGTCGCTGGCCCTTTTGGACAATGTAACCGGCAAAGACGCCACCGTGGTGGCAAAACTGCGCCGCGCCGGTGCAATCATTCTTGGGAAAACCAACCTGAGCGAATGGGCCAACTTTCGCGATCCGAAATCATCATCGGGTTGGAGCGCCCTCGGCGGGCAAACCGGCAATGCCCATGATGCCGCCCGAACGCCGAGCGGATCAAGTTCCGGCTCGGCTGTTGCTGTTGCGCTCAAGCTTGCCCCGATCGCTCTGGGCACGGAAACCGATGGCTCGATCATCAGCCCGGCCGCCAGCAACGGGATTTATGGCATCAAACCATCACGCGGAGTGGTTTCAAGGACAGGTGTTATTCCTTTGGCCGAAAGTCAGGATACCGTGGGACCGATGGCGCAAAGCTTTAGCGATGCGATGAAGGTTTTTGATGTCATATCGGGCCGTGATCCAAAAGATAAAGCCACGATAAGAAAACCTAAAGCGCCACTTTCAGGCAGGCCCATTCCTATTAAAGGATTGCGAATTGGAACTATGGATTTGACTGGACTTTGCGCCCCTACCCGCACGCTTTTTGAGCGCAGCCTAAAGCGGCTCAAAATCGCCGGTGGGGTAATTATACCAGCACAGCATTCCCAAAAGGTGCTAAAACAGATCGAACAAATGCGGCAGAGCGAGTTTTTTATTCTGCTCTATGAGTTAAAAAGAGACCTTGATCGCTATCTGTCCAAAACACCTGCAAAGGTCGCCGCCCGATCGCTTGCGCAGCTGATTGATTTTAATGCAACCCACCGATTGCAAGAGATGCCATATTTTCAACAAGGTTTTTTTGAGCAGTCTCAGGCGTTGAATATCCAAAACCTAAAGCCAAAATACCAAAAGCTGCGCAAAGACTACCGCACACAGGCAAAAGCGGCCATCGAAGCGCTGTATCAAACCCACCGGCTTGATATCTTAATCTCGCCCAGCAATGTAGCGCCTGCAAAAATTGATCATGTGAATGGCGACACGCGCGGCGGCAGTGCAGATACCAGCCTACCGGCAATTGCCGGAAGCACCCATATTACACTTCCGATGGGCCGCGTGCGCGAATTGCCGGTTGGGCTGTCGCTGATTGCCAATATCGGGTATGATGCAAAAGCCTTTCGCATAGCAGAGTCGATCGACGCTTTGTTGGCACAAGCCGATTAA
- a CDS encoding cytochrome c biogenesis protein CcdA has translation MDGITLINAGLLPAMAIALFAGVLSFLSPCVLPIVPPYLAYMSGVSLSELSQGTRRYAALLPALSFVLGLSTVFLLLGFTASALGMFFLSYQTGFNAVAGLLVMLFGLHFIGIYRIGFLDREMRFDAGDRGGSTLGAYVLGLAFAFGWTPCIGPQLGAILSLAASEGSVAKGTLLLGVYAAGLGIPFILVAVFISRLSGVLLWVKTYMVQIERLMGLLLWTIGLLMLTGGFSSLTLWLLEIPVLGNLG, from the coding sequence ATGGATGGAATCACTTTGATCAATGCTGGCCTACTGCCAGCTATGGCGATTGCACTTTTTGCAGGGGTGCTTTCCTTTCTTAGTCCCTGCGTTTTGCCTATTGTGCCGCCCTATCTTGCCTATATGAGCGGTGTATCGCTTTCAGAGCTTTCCCAAGGCACGCGCCGCTATGCGGCTCTGTTGCCGGCGCTTAGTTTTGTTTTGGGGCTGTCCACTGTTTTTTTACTGCTTGGCTTTACCGCCTCGGCGCTGGGGATGTTTTTCCTCAGTTATCAAACAGGTTTTAACGCCGTTGCAGGGCTATTGGTGATGCTGTTTGGGCTGCATTTTATTGGAATATACCGGATTGGATTTCTCGACCGTGAAATGCGCTTTGATGCCGGGGATCGCGGCGGATCAACACTCGGCGCTTATGTGTTGGGGCTGGCCTTTGCGTTTGGCTGGACGCCCTGTATTGGCCCGCAGCTGGGCGCTATTTTGTCGCTTGCGGCGTCAGAGGGATCGGTGGCAAAGGGTACATTATTGCTTGGGGTCTATGCCGCGGGTCTGGGCATTCCTTTTATCCTTGTGGCGGTCTTTATATCCCGTTTGAGCGGCGTGCTTTTATGGGTGAAGACCTATATGGTTCAAATCGAACGGTTGATGGGGCTGCTATTATGGACCATTGGATTGTTGATGCTAACCGGTGGATTTTCTAGTTTGACTTTATGGCTATTGGAAATTCCTGTTCTTGGCAACTTGGGTTAG
- a CDS encoding GntR family transcriptional regulator, with amino-acid sequence MKINPNDAADLSAQIAEAIRDAIINGQLIVDERLPSEAELADQFDVSRSTVREALKRLAAQSLIRTQRGAFGGAFVNRISFEEAYGQQITTSTLLLSMNAVSFDVACDARFAMERACAPFAAEHRNADHLATMRAEIHRQSQPGLSDESWCASDVAFHRALVDAADNPVLSYQLAGAVEAMQPLMNMITFTARSRERIIALHSDIADALDAQDSASIELSLTELSNYTKTLADNVIAAKQKSNQK; translated from the coding sequence ATGAAAATTAACCCGAATGACGCAGCGGACCTTTCGGCCCAAATCGCCGAAGCCATCCGAGATGCAATAATTAACGGTCAGTTGATCGTCGATGAGCGCTTGCCCTCTGAGGCCGAATTGGCCGATCAATTTGATGTTTCTCGCTCGACTGTACGCGAAGCGCTAAAGCGTCTTGCTGCGCAGTCCCTGATCCGCACTCAACGCGGCGCATTTGGCGGTGCATTTGTGAACCGGATCAGTTTTGAAGAGGCCTACGGGCAGCAAATCACCACCTCAACCCTTCTTTTATCTATGAATGCCGTGAGTTTTGATGTCGCGTGCGATGCACGTTTCGCGATGGAGCGCGCCTGCGCACCGTTTGCAGCCGAGCACCGCAATGCGGATCATCTGGCCACCATGCGCGCTGAAATTCACCGCCAAAGCCAGCCCGGGCTAAGCGATGAAAGCTGGTGCGCGTCGGATGTGGCCTTTCACCGAGCGCTTGTGGATGCCGCAGATAATCCGGTTCTGTCCTATCAATTGGCCGGCGCCGTTGAGGCTATGCAACCATTGATGAATATGATCACCTTTACCGCCCGCAGCCGCGAGCGGATTATTGCATTGCACAGTGATATAGCAGATGCTCTTGACGCGCAGGACAGCGCATCAATCGAACTGTCGCTCACAGAGCTTAGCAATTATACAAAAACCTTGGCTGATAACGTCATTGCAGCAAAGCAAAAATCAAATCAGAAATAA
- a CDS encoding cytochrome P450, with the protein MIDPPKPTSRQGKTSLWRYMLAFRKDILSAQPERLYRAWMAEFKTPFFRSYLINQPDLIRKVLKESPDDFPKSERISEGLRPLLGNSVFLTNGALWKRQRRIIDPAFEGGRLRQIFPAMKAASEATVKRIKPGIIEVEELASFAAADVIFRTLFSVPIEDKIANDIFREFQRYQRQQPILNIAAFVPLPRWVPRFHRRATKASARKIRALIQELTDKRSTEIKSGQAPEDLVTKLMTTPDPETGACFSRDEMVDQVAIFLLAGHETSASALAWALYLMALYPDWQQYLADEASVLDDSSGFSVVSQLQISRDVFRETLRLYPPVPMMVRQNAKPECFRDRKIAKGSAIVLSPWHLHRHQRLWENPDGFDPGRWQTGNGKTCLRDAFLPFSSGARVCPGAGFAMIEGPLFLSRILRSFRISCTEHAPPVPVAHLTVRAKSGIYLNFEARQTDT; encoded by the coding sequence ATGATAGATCCGCCAAAACCTACATCTCGACAGGGAAAAACATCTCTGTGGCGCTATATGTTGGCGTTCCGCAAAGATATTTTATCGGCCCAGCCTGAACGCTTATACCGTGCTTGGATGGCAGAGTTTAAAACACCGTTTTTTCGGTCTTACCTGATCAATCAACCGGATTTGATCCGCAAAGTCTTAAAAGAAAGTCCTGATGATTTTCCAAAATCAGAACGCATCAGTGAAGGCCTGCGACCACTTTTGGGCAATAGCGTTTTTTTAACCAATGGGGCGCTTTGGAAACGTCAGCGGCGGATTATTGACCCCGCCTTTGAAGGCGGGCGGCTAAGGCAAATTTTTCCGGCGATGAAAGCCGCCAGCGAAGCGACCGTAAAGCGCATTAAACCCGGCATCATCGAAGTAGAAGAGCTTGCCAGTTTTGCAGCAGCCGATGTGATCTTCAGGACTTTATTTTCCGTTCCAATCGAAGATAAAATCGCAAATGATATCTTTCGGGAATTCCAGCGCTATCAACGTCAGCAACCTATTTTAAACATCGCAGCTTTCGTGCCTCTGCCGCGTTGGGTACCACGGTTTCATCGGCGTGCAACTAAAGCCTCGGCCCGCAAAATACGCGCTCTGATCCAAGAGCTGACTGATAAACGTAGTACAGAAATAAAATCCGGGCAGGCCCCAGAGGATTTGGTGACAAAATTAATGACAACACCCGATCCGGAGACTGGTGCCTGCTTTTCGCGTGATGAAATGGTGGATCAAGTTGCGATCTTTCTTCTTGCCGGGCATGAAACCAGCGCATCGGCTTTGGCTTGGGCGCTGTATTTAATGGCGCTTTATCCTGACTGGCAGCAGTATTTGGCCGATGAAGCTTCGGTTTTGGACGACAGCAGCGGTTTTTCCGTAGTTAGCCAGCTTCAAATATCGCGCGATGTGTTTCGCGAAACCCTAAGGCTTTATCCGCCGGTGCCGATGATGGTGCGCCAAAATGCCAAGCCCGAATGTTTTAGGGATCGCAAAATCGCCAAGGGCAGCGCGATTGTTCTAAGCCCCTGGCATTTGCATCGCCACCAAAGATTGTGGGAAAATCCTGATGGTTTTGATCCTGGCCGGTGGCAAACAGGCAATGGCAAAACCTGCTTGCGGGATGCATTTTTGCCATTTTCCAGCGGCGCACGGGTTTGTCCCGGGGCAGGGTTTGCAATGATTGAGGGACCGCTTTTCCTGTCGCGTATCCTGCGCAGTTTTCGCATCAGTTGCACTGAGCATGCGCCGCCTGTGCCGGTCGCCCATTTAACTGTGCGGGCAAAATCTGGTATTTATTTGAACTTTGAAGCGCGTCAAACCGACACCTGA
- a CDS encoding aryl-sulfate sulfotransferase, producing the protein MSLRPQKRSLTLRGHRTSVSLEDRFWLAFRTIAKEKKRPINVLAAEIDAARALDTGLASAIRDYVLQHYMDKDSRA; encoded by the coding sequence ATGAGCCTGCGGCCCCAAAAACGCTCTTTGACACTGCGCGGTCATCGCACCAGCGTATCTTTGGAAGACCGCTTTTGGCTGGCGTTCCGCACCATTGCAAAAGAAAAAAAGCGCCCCATAAATGTTCTTGCGGCTGAAATAGATGCGGCGCGCGCACTGGATACAGGACTGGCCTCGGCTATTCGCGACTATGTTTTGCAGCACTATATGGATAAAGACAGCCGCGCCTAA
- a CDS encoding sulfurtransferase, which produces MVSFTEISCAQLFKQIGLQDTPQILDVRLDEDFEPDAFLIPSSYRLPYTEVEKSLDHIQSSKVIVVCHEGLKLSHGVAAKLRSNMIDACALSGGFVEWRKQDLPVISASQLPPKQYINGLWVTRHRPKIDRIACPWLVRRFVDRRARFLYVPPAHVLDVAARFEAISFDIHGGEFFDQDPFSSFDMLLDKIGLKHPALTKMAGVIRATDSGRLQDAPEAAGLLAFSVGLSKLHRSDTAQMEAGLHLYDALYLWARDGLKETHGWPHE; this is translated from the coding sequence ATGGTCTCGTTTACCGAAATTTCTTGTGCCCAATTGTTCAAGCAGATCGGCCTGCAAGATACCCCGCAGATTTTAGATGTAAGATTGGATGAGGATTTCGAACCCGATGCATTTTTAATCCCTTCATCCTATCGCCTTCCATACACAGAGGTTGAAAAATCTTTGGACCACATTCAGAGCTCAAAGGTTATTGTCGTTTGCCACGAAGGGCTTAAATTATCCCATGGCGTGGCGGCGAAACTGCGCAGCAATATGATAGATGCCTGTGCCTTGAGCGGTGGTTTCGTCGAATGGCGCAAGCAGGACTTACCGGTTATTTCGGCAAGCCAACTGCCGCCCAAACAATATATAAATGGCTTATGGGTCACCCGCCATCGCCCCAAAATTGACCGTATTGCATGCCCATGGCTGGTGCGCCGATTTGTTGATCGCAGGGCGCGATTTTTATATGTACCACCCGCCCACGTGCTAGATGTTGCTGCACGATTTGAGGCCATTTCTTTTGATATTCATGGCGGTGAATTCTTTGACCAAGATCCCTTTTCTAGCTTTGACATGCTACTCGATAAGATCGGACTAAAACACCCGGCGCTGACCAAAATGGCGGGGGTTATTCGTGCAACAGACAGCGGCCGCTTGCAAGATGCGCCTGAAGCGGCTGGTTTACTCGCATTTTCGGTAGGATTATCCAAACTCCACCGAAGTGACACTGCGCAAATGGAAGCTGGATTACATCTCTATGATGCTTTGTACCTTTGGGCCAGAGACGGGCTAAAGGAAACCCATGGCTGGCCTCACGAATAG
- the fumC gene encoding class II fumarate hydratase, with the protein MSQTRTETDSFGPLEVPAEKYWGAQTQRSILNFPIGWERQPVSIIRALGVIKQACAQANLTLGKLDESRAKAIVQAASEVVEGKFDDNFPLVVWQTGSGTQSNMNANEVIANRAIEILGGTIGSKDPVHPNDHCNMGQSSNDTFPTAMHIATAMSAHNVLLPGLEKLHAGLEEKMKEFDGIIKIGRTHTQDATPLTLSQEFSGYAHQVAKGIERIKRSLGDIYELAQGGTAVGTGLNTSPGWDEMVAQNMADITGLPFVTAPNKFEALAAHDAMVEISGSLKTVAASLFKIANDIRLLGSGPRCGLGELVLPENEPGSSIMPGKVNPTQCEALTQVCAHVIGNDAAVGFAGSQGHFELNVYKPMMAYNVLQSMQLIGDACSAFTDNLITGLKADETRIDKLMRESLMLVTALAPQIGYDNATTVAKTAHKNGTTLKEEAIALGFVDSETFDKVVRPENMVGPK; encoded by the coding sequence ATGTCGCAAACCCGCACCGAAACCGATAGCTTTGGCCCTCTTGAGGTGCCGGCAGAAAAATACTGGGGCGCACAGACCCAGCGCTCTATTTTAAACTTTCCAATTGGATGGGAACGCCAGCCGGTCTCGATCATACGCGCGCTCGGGGTAATCAAGCAAGCCTGCGCACAGGCCAATTTAACCTTGGGCAAACTTGATGAAAGCCGCGCAAAAGCTATTGTTCAGGCGGCCTCAGAAGTGGTTGAGGGCAAATTTGACGATAATTTCCCGCTTGTCGTTTGGCAAACCGGTTCGGGCACACAGTCAAATATGAATGCCAACGAAGTGATCGCCAACCGTGCGATTGAAATTCTTGGTGGTACCATCGGCAGCAAAGATCCGGTGCATCCCAATGACCACTGCAATATGGGGCAATCTTCAAACGATACTTTCCCCACAGCCATGCATATTGCAACAGCCATGAGCGCGCATAACGTGCTGCTTCCCGGTTTGGAAAAACTTCATGCCGGCCTAGAAGAAAAAATGAAAGAGTTTGACGGCATTATTAAAATCGGCCGCACCCATACTCAGGACGCCACTCCGCTCACCCTGTCGCAGGAGTTTTCCGGATATGCGCATCAGGTAGCGAAGGGCATTGAACGCATAAAACGGTCGCTTGGCGATATTTATGAGCTGGCCCAAGGCGGCACTGCGGTGGGCACCGGGCTCAACACATCACCGGGTTGGGATGAAATGGTTGCGCAGAATATGGCGGACATCACCGGATTGCCGTTTGTGACTGCACCGAATAAATTTGAAGCTCTTGCCGCCCATGACGCAATGGTTGAAATCTCTGGTAGCTTGAAAACTGTTGCCGCAAGCCTGTTTAAAATCGCCAATGATATTCGACTGCTGGGCTCTGGACCGCGCTGCGGGCTTGGCGAATTGGTGCTACCTGAAAATGAACCCGGCAGTTCGATCATGCCAGGCAAGGTGAACCCTACACAATGCGAAGCCCTCACCCAGGTTTGCGCCCATGTCATTGGCAATGATGCAGCGGTTGGCTTTGCCGGATCGCAAGGGCATTTTGAACTTAATGTCTATAAACCAATGATGGCCTATAATGTTTTGCAATCGATGCAACTCATCGGGGATGCCTGCTCTGCCTTTACCGATAATCTGATTACCGGGCTCAAGGCCGACGAGACACGGATCGACAAACTAATGCGCGAAAGTCTAATGTTGGTTACGGCGCTGGCGCCTCAGATTGGATATGACAACGCCACAACGGTCGCAAAAACGGCGCATAAAAACGGCACCACACTGAAAGAAGAGGCCATCGCCCTTGGATTTGTGGACAGTGAAACATTTGACAAGGTGGTGCGTCCGGAAAATATGGTTGGCCCCAAGTAA
- a CDS encoding DUF2182 domain-containing protein: MGALHWIVLFALILAAWLMLFAMSVPSDLRIAARVYGADFWASLCIVTPDAAGLARVFAMWMLMSGAMMAPTALPAFATYEDIGRQTQTNFAALVAGYVAVWVGYSAVAALLQMWLFNVGLLNAVGDSQSALFSAALLGLAGAYQFSPVKDACLSKCRQPLTFFMGHFEEGPWRNGLRLGLVCLGCCWALMLLAFAGGVMNLAFMGLATVIMILEKLPEIGRYITRPLGIILLLSAASLAFSAFI; encoded by the coding sequence ATGGGAGCTTTGCATTGGATTGTGCTGTTTGCACTCATCCTCGCAGCATGGCTTATGCTATTTGCCATGTCGGTCCCATCAGATTTGCGCATAGCAGCGCGGGTTTACGGTGCGGACTTCTGGGCTTCTTTATGCATCGTGACCCCAGATGCGGCCGGTTTGGCGCGTGTGTTTGCCATGTGGATGCTGATGTCTGGCGCGATGATGGCACCAACCGCTTTGCCTGCTTTTGCCACCTATGAAGATATTGGGCGTCAAACCCAAACCAATTTTGCCGCGCTTGTGGCAGGCTATGTTGCCGTTTGGGTGGGGTACTCGGCTGTGGCAGCTCTTTTGCAAATGTGGCTGTTTAATGTGGGCCTGCTAAATGCTGTTGGCGATAGTCAATCCGCGCTATTTTCCGCCGCGTTGCTTGGGCTCGCGGGTGCCTATCAGTTTTCACCCGTAAAAGACGCCTGCTTAAGCAAGTGCCGCCAGCCTCTGACCTTTTTTATGGGTCACTTCGAAGAGGGCCCGTGGCGTAACGGACTACGGCTTGGGCTGGTGTGTTTGGGCTGCTGCTGGGCGCTCATGTTGCTGGCCTTTGCCGGCGGTGTGATGAATTTGGCCTTTATGGGTTTGGCCACTGTGATTATGATTTTGGAAAAACTGCCAGAGATCGGTCGTTATATCACCCGACCTTTGGGCATTATATTGCTGCTAAGTGCAGCCAGTCTTGCGTTTAGCGCGTTCATCTAA
- a CDS encoding dimethylsulfoniopropionate demethylase, which translates to MAGVVPSRRVRGTPFTPGVQAAGAKAYTVYNHMLLPSYFESYEADYRHLKEHVQVWDVSVERQVSVKGPDALKLMRQMSPRDMDKMADDQCYYAPICDHKGGMLNDPVLIKVAEDHYWMSIADGDLLQWALGLAVGQGLDVEVVEPDVSPLAIQGPKADELMARVFGEVVRDIKFFRYKRLAFEDTEFLVARSGWSKQGGFEIYVDGTEYGMPLWNRLFDAGEDLNVRAGCPNLIERIEGGLLSYGSDMRRENTPIEAGLARFCNSPEDYIGKSIIEAQKAQGPNQILRPIAIDGAGDLPHNAVGWDVYADNKKVGLIASAVWSPDFNTNVSIGMIDRGYWEPGTVLNVDIGPEVRAATVQEKFWI; encoded by the coding sequence ATGGCTGGGGTGGTTCCCTCACGCCGTGTGCGCGGTACGCCCTTCACGCCTGGTGTTCAGGCCGCAGGGGCGAAAGCCTATACAGTCTATAATCATATGCTGCTGCCGAGTTATTTTGAAAGTTATGAGGCAGATTACCGGCACCTTAAAGAGCATGTGCAGGTCTGGGACGTGTCTGTTGAGAGACAGGTAAGCGTCAAAGGCCCAGACGCGCTTAAACTGATGCGGCAAATGAGCCCGCGCGATATGGACAAAATGGCAGATGACCAATGCTATTATGCGCCTATCTGTGACCATAAAGGGGGGATGCTAAATGATCCCGTCCTGATCAAGGTCGCCGAAGATCACTATTGGATGTCCATTGCGGACGGTGATCTTTTGCAATGGGCACTTGGGCTTGCTGTAGGCCAAGGGCTTGATGTCGAGGTCGTTGAACCGGATGTATCACCTCTCGCAATCCAAGGTCCAAAGGCAGATGAACTTATGGCGCGTGTTTTTGGCGAGGTTGTTCGGGACATTAAGTTTTTCCGCTATAAACGCCTTGCATTTGAAGACACCGAATTTTTGGTCGCGCGCTCAGGGTGGTCGAAACAGGGCGGGTTTGAGATTTATGTCGATGGGACCGAGTACGGAATGCCGCTTTGGAACCGATTGTTTGATGCGGGTGAAGACCTGAATGTGCGGGCAGGATGCCCAAATTTAATCGAACGGATCGAGGGCGGTCTTTTAAGCTACGGGTCCGATATGCGCCGTGAAAACACGCCTATTGAGGCAGGATTAGCACGGTTTTGCAATTCGCCCGAGGATTACATCGGCAAATCGATTATTGAGGCACAAAAGGCGCAGGGCCCAAACCAAATTCTACGGCCTATTGCCATCGATGGGGCGGGTGATTTGCCACATAATGCCGTGGGCTGGGATGTTTATGCCGACAACAAGAAAGTTGGTTTGATTGCATCGGCCGTGTGGTCCCCTGATTTCAATACCAATGTCTCTATAGGCATGATTGACCGCGGTTATTGGGAGCCCGGCACTGTTTTGAACGTAGATATTGGGCCTGAAGTGCGCGCAGCCACGGTACAAGAGAAATTCTGG